From a region of the Agrobacterium tumefaciens genome:
- a CDS encoding NAD(P)H-binding protein, whose translation MINEDSKASVQTGGRLALVLGSNGGIGGEISRMLLKRGWRVRAISRRAALSGARVDMEYVTGDALSRTDVLAAAEDADMIVHAVNPPGYQNWEKQVLPMLDNTIAAAEAVGARIVFPGSVYNFGADAFPVLTEVSPQNPFTRKGMLRKEMEQRLTAASLRGVPVLIVRAGDFFGPGAKNNWFSQMLVRPGKPVRRVSNPGYPHAGHQWAYLPDAAETIGRLLDRSDALAPFSVFHMDGFWDFDGLQIVKAIERVSGHPVKMKRLSWSAVRLAAPVVPLFREVLEMQYLWRMPIRMSNRKLVEFLGEEPHTPIDLAISATLAGLGCFDPVRDGAEEIGRLINVTRRV comes from the coding sequence ATGATCAATGAAGACAGTAAAGCTTCAGTTCAAACCGGTGGGCGTCTGGCGCTCGTGCTGGGATCAAATGGCGGTATCGGTGGCGAGATTTCAAGAATGCTTTTGAAGCGCGGCTGGCGCGTCAGGGCGATCAGCCGCAGGGCGGCGCTGTCAGGGGCGAGGGTGGACATGGAATATGTCACTGGCGACGCCTTGAGTCGCACCGATGTCCTGGCAGCCGCCGAAGATGCGGATATGATCGTTCACGCGGTTAATCCGCCCGGATACCAGAACTGGGAAAAGCAGGTGTTGCCTATGCTGGACAACACAATTGCAGCCGCCGAAGCTGTCGGGGCACGTATCGTATTTCCCGGCTCGGTCTATAATTTCGGTGCTGATGCCTTTCCTGTCCTGACGGAAGTAAGTCCGCAAAATCCTTTTACCCGTAAAGGCATGTTGCGAAAGGAAATGGAGCAGCGGCTAACGGCGGCCTCGCTTCGCGGCGTACCGGTGCTGATCGTGAGGGCGGGAGATTTCTTCGGGCCCGGTGCGAAGAACAACTGGTTCTCGCAGATGCTGGTGCGACCAGGAAAACCTGTCCGTCGCGTATCGAACCCCGGCTATCCTCATGCCGGGCATCAATGGGCCTATCTGCCGGATGCGGCAGAAACAATCGGTCGCCTGCTTGATCGATCGGATGCGCTGGCCCCGTTCTCTGTCTTCCATATGGATGGCTTCTGGGACTTCGACGGTCTGCAGATCGTCAAGGCAATCGAGCGTGTATCCGGCCATCCCGTCAAGATGAAGCGTCTGTCGTGGAGTGCGGTGCGGCTGGCCGCGCCTGTTGTTCCGTTGTTTCGTGAAGTCCTCGAAATGCAATATCTCTGGCGGATGCCGATCCGGATGAGCAATCGCAAGCTCGTGGAGTTTCTCGGGGAAGAGCCGCACACCCCGATCGATCTGGCAATATCGGCAACTCTGGCGGGGCTTGGCTGTTTCGACCCCGTCCGCGATGGTGCTGAGGAGATCGGCCGTTTGATCAACGTGACGAGGAGGGTGTGA
- a CDS encoding LysR family transcriptional regulator produces the protein MMKNRNVSWDFYRTFLGVLRDGSLSAAARELGITQPTAGRHIGALEEAIGFPLFIRSPHGLMPTEAALALRPYAENLAATASALMRAASGEVGKIEGAVRISASDIIGVEILPSIIAKLQDIHPRLEIELSLSDTLEDLLRREADIAIRMTEPQQDAIVMRYIGNFRLGFHATREYLEKAGTPMEMMDLEDHRMIGFDRKTPFIRAAIHHMRSLKPEIPDTEEISFAVRADSNLAQLSMIRASAGIGVCQIGMGQKDPRLVRVLNHIDIPLHTWVAMHENLKTSPRCRAVFSALVEGLKAHLKETDPEAPPQRR, from the coding sequence ATGATGAAGAACCGTAACGTGAGTTGGGATTTTTACCGAACCTTTCTCGGTGTTCTCCGGGATGGTTCCCTCTCTGCGGCAGCCCGTGAGCTAGGCATCACGCAGCCCACCGCTGGCCGCCACATCGGGGCGCTGGAGGAAGCCATAGGCTTCCCGCTGTTCATTCGCTCTCCGCACGGACTGATGCCGACGGAAGCGGCACTTGCCCTGCGTCCCTACGCAGAAAATCTTGCTGCGACGGCATCGGCTCTGATGCGGGCAGCATCTGGCGAAGTCGGCAAGATCGAGGGCGCGGTTCGCATCAGCGCCTCCGATATCATCGGCGTGGAAATCTTGCCGTCGATTATCGCCAAGTTGCAGGATATTCATCCGCGGCTCGAGATCGAACTCTCACTGTCCGACACACTGGAAGATCTTCTGCGGCGAGAAGCCGATATCGCCATTCGCATGACAGAACCGCAGCAGGATGCGATTGTCATGCGCTATATCGGTAATTTCCGGCTGGGCTTTCACGCAACGCGCGAATACCTGGAAAAAGCCGGTACTCCGATGGAAATGATGGATCTCGAAGACCATCGCATGATTGGTTTCGATCGCAAGACGCCTTTCATTCGGGCTGCAATCCACCATATGCGATCCCTCAAGCCCGAGATTCCCGATACGGAAGAAATTTCATTCGCCGTACGCGCAGACAGCAATCTTGCGCAACTCTCTATGATCCGCGCCAGCGCCGGAATCGGTGTCTGCCAGATAGGTATGGGGCAAAAAGATCCTCGGCTTGTCCGTGTTTTGAACCACATCGACATTCCGCTGCACACCTGGGTCGCAATGCACGAAAATCTCAAGACGTCACCACGTTGCCGCGCCGTTTTCAGCGCGCTGGTGGAAGGCTTGAAAGCCCATCTGAAAGAGACGGACCCGGAAGCGCCGCCGCAAAGGCGTTAA
- a CDS encoding DUF2188 domain-containing protein — protein MTKVVYEIVEHDGGFAYRLNGAYSETFPSYSDAVQAARIVAVEQQIGGEDEEISYQDETGHWHEEYSQGGDRPEAEIVDKTTRQSQARPY, from the coding sequence ATGACCAAAGTGGTGTATGAAATTGTGGAACATGATGGAGGTTTTGCCTATCGACTGAATGGCGCCTATTCCGAAACGTTCCCATCCTATTCCGATGCCGTTCAGGCGGCGCGGATCGTTGCCGTTGAACAGCAGATCGGCGGGGAAGATGAAGAGATAAGCTATCAGGACGAAACAGGCCACTGGCACGAAGAATACAGTCAGGGCGGCGACCGGCCGGAGGCCGAGATTGTGGACAAGACCACCCGCCAGTCCCAGGCGCGGCCTTATTGA
- a CDS encoding pyridoxal phosphate-dependent aminotransferase, translating to MAFLADILSRVKPSATIAVTQKARDLKAKGRDVISLGAGEPDFDTPENIKEAAIDAIKRGETKYTPVSGIPELRKAIAEKFKRENGLDYKPEQTIVGTGGKQILFNAFMATLNPGDEVVIPAPYWVSYPEMVAICGGTPVFVDTTLEDNFKLKPEALEKAITPKTKWFIFNSPSNPSGAAYSHDELKALTDVLVKHPHVWVLTDDMYEHLTYGDFKFVTPVEVEPSLYDRTLTMNGVSKAYAMTGWRIGYAAGPLPLIKAMDMIQGQQTSGASSISQWAAVEALAGTQDFIPENKKIFEGRRDLVVSMLNQAKGINCPTPEGAFYVYPSCAGMIGKTAPSGKVIETDEDFVSELLEAEGVAVVHGSAFGLGPNFRISYATSETLLEEACKRIQRFCADCR from the coding sequence ATGGCCTTCCTTGCCGACATTCTTTCCCGCGTAAAGCCGTCCGCCACCATCGCCGTCACCCAGAAAGCTCGCGATCTCAAAGCGAAGGGTCGCGATGTGATTAGCCTTGGCGCAGGCGAGCCGGATTTCGATACGCCTGAAAACATCAAGGAAGCGGCCATCGATGCCATCAAGCGTGGCGAAACGAAATACACGCCTGTTTCCGGTATCCCTGAACTGCGCAAGGCGATTGCTGAAAAGTTCAAGCGTGAAAACGGTCTCGACTACAAGCCTGAGCAGACCATTGTCGGCACGGGTGGAAAGCAGATTCTTTTCAACGCCTTCATGGCAACGCTCAACCCGGGCGACGAAGTCGTCATTCCGGCACCTTACTGGGTAAGCTACCCGGAAATGGTTGCGATTTGCGGTGGTACGCCGGTTTTCGTTGACACCACGCTGGAAGACAATTTCAAGCTCAAGCCTGAAGCACTGGAAAAGGCGATCACGCCGAAGACCAAGTGGTTCATCTTCAACTCGCCTTCCAACCCATCGGGCGCGGCCTATTCGCATGACGAGCTGAAGGCTCTGACGGACGTGCTGGTCAAGCATCCGCATGTCTGGGTGCTGACGGACGACATGTACGAGCACCTGACCTATGGCGATTTCAAATTCGTGACGCCTGTTGAAGTAGAGCCGTCGCTCTATGACCGCACGCTGACTATGAATGGCGTTTCCAAGGCCTATGCCATGACCGGCTGGCGTATTGGTTACGCTGCGGGTCCGCTGCCGCTCATCAAGGCAATGGACATGATCCAGGGTCAGCAGACATCGGGTGCGTCGTCCATCTCGCAATGGGCCGCCGTCGAGGCGCTTGCCGGTACTCAGGATTTCATTCCCGAGAACAAGAAGATCTTCGAAGGTCGCCGTGATCTGGTTGTTTCGATGCTTAACCAGGCCAAGGGTATCAATTGCCCGACACCTGAAGGCGCGTTCTACGTCTACCCGTCCTGCGCTGGCATGATCGGCAAGACCGCACCGTCCGGCAAGGTCATCGAAACGGATGAGGATTTCGTCTCCGAGTTGCTCGAAGCTGAAGGCGTTGCCGTTGTGCACGGTTCGGCTTTCGGTCTTGGCCCGAACTTCCGCATCTCCTACGCCACCTCGGAAACGCTGCTTGAAGAGGCCTGCAAGCGTATCCAGCGCTTCTGCGCTGATTGCCGCTAA
- a CDS encoding EAL domain-containing protein → MAQKSIFSSLVRQADGTWTTTYRTFSLKSALQPIFRRTEVGPLDIDSFEGLVRPYRGEEPVTPGEFFALVAPEDIENIDSILRTIHILNLGRLDRARARIFVNFHPGLFQTPAKMRQEVERMRLAAHEAGITADRIVCEISEKKTSDTRMVADFAYHMHDIGFRVALDDYGAGDSDIERIKLIKPDYVKFESGWVNEFMRNSAGAALLRVIVGQFRNDGIEPVFEGLESDWQVDLCEELGVFLMQGYVLAKPELAPTSFDERFPELGSDRYNATVRAERATSGLPLFKEDRPSDIRPARPTRTFGKRGI, encoded by the coding sequence ATGGCGCAGAAAAGCATCTTTTCCAGCCTCGTCCGCCAAGCCGACGGGACCTGGACCACAACCTATCGCACGTTCAGCTTGAAATCGGCTTTACAGCCGATCTTTCGAAGAACGGAGGTCGGCCCTCTCGACATCGATTCCTTCGAGGGTCTCGTCCGTCCCTATCGTGGTGAAGAGCCTGTCACGCCGGGTGAGTTTTTCGCACTCGTTGCGCCTGAAGATATCGAGAACATCGACAGCATTCTGCGCACCATCCATATTCTCAACCTCGGCAGGCTGGATCGCGCCCGCGCCCGCATCTTTGTCAATTTTCATCCTGGCCTCTTCCAGACACCCGCCAAAATGCGGCAGGAGGTGGAACGCATGCGACTTGCCGCCCACGAAGCGGGCATCACAGCAGATCGCATCGTCTGCGAAATCTCGGAAAAGAAAACATCCGACACACGCATGGTGGCGGATTTTGCCTATCATATGCACGATATCGGCTTTCGCGTCGCCTTGGACGACTATGGCGCCGGCGATTCCGACATCGAGCGCATCAAGCTTATCAAGCCGGACTATGTGAAATTCGAATCCGGATGGGTAAATGAGTTCATGCGCAATTCGGCCGGCGCTGCATTGCTGCGCGTCATCGTCGGCCAGTTCCGCAACGATGGCATAGAACCCGTCTTTGAAGGACTGGAGTCAGACTGGCAGGTCGACCTTTGCGAAGAACTCGGCGTTTTCCTGATGCAGGGATATGTGCTGGCCAAACCCGAACTGGCCCCGACGAGCTTCGATGAGCGTTTTCCCGAACTGGGAAGCGACCGATACAACGCCACGGTGCGGGCAGAACGAGCCACATCAGGCCTGCCGCTCTTCAAGGAAGATCGTCCTTCGGACATTCGTCCGGCACGCCCAACACGAACATTTGGAAAACGCGGCATCTGA
- a CDS encoding DMT family transporter, producing the protein MTRVQANLVLLLAAAIWGGGFVAQSSAMASIGPFWFVGLRFAIATIAVLPFALLENRSLKAAPTRSNMRSFAIVGLALFGGATTQQVGLLTTTVTNSSFLTGLYVIFVPVIAVVLYRRHPHWIVWPCALMMLGGIFLLSGGAFAALTQGDVLSIICAFFWAIQITLAGRFVSETGRPLALSCTQFAVCSLLSCIIALVYEPISMAAITGSLAEIFYVGLVSSGLAFVLQVIGQRYTTAPQAAIFLSSEALFGALLASIFLNETISGAGYVGCLIIFVAILMVELIPELTKKRPKSMAGAA; encoded by the coding sequence ATGACACGTGTTCAGGCCAATCTGGTGCTTCTCCTCGCTGCGGCGATCTGGGGTGGCGGTTTCGTTGCCCAGTCCTCGGCGATGGCATCGATCGGGCCGTTCTGGTTTGTTGGGCTACGCTTTGCGATCGCAACCATTGCCGTCCTGCCATTTGCCCTGCTCGAAAACCGCAGCCTCAAAGCCGCCCCCACGAGGAGCAACATGCGGTCGTTTGCGATTGTCGGGCTTGCTCTGTTTGGGGGCGCTACTACACAGCAGGTCGGCCTGCTCACCACCACGGTGACGAATTCCAGCTTTCTGACTGGTCTCTATGTGATTTTCGTACCGGTTATTGCGGTCGTTCTTTATCGTCGCCATCCACACTGGATTGTCTGGCCTTGCGCTCTGATGATGCTTGGCGGAATTTTCCTGCTTTCGGGCGGCGCGTTCGCTGCTCTCACCCAGGGCGACGTCCTTAGCATTATCTGCGCCTTCTTCTGGGCCATCCAAATCACGCTGGCTGGCCGCTTCGTTTCCGAAACTGGAAGACCTCTGGCGCTGTCCTGCACACAGTTCGCTGTTTGCTCCCTCCTGAGTTGCATCATCGCTCTCGTCTACGAGCCGATCAGCATGGCAGCGATTACAGGTTCGCTGGCCGAGATTTTCTATGTAGGACTGGTCTCATCAGGCCTTGCTTTCGTGCTGCAGGTCATCGGCCAGCGTTACACGACAGCCCCTCAGGCAGCGATATTTCTCTCATCGGAAGCCCTTTTCGGTGCTTTGCTAGCATCGATTTTCCTCAACGAGACGATTTCGGGGGCCGGTTACGTAGGCTGCCTGATTATCTTCGTTGCCATCCTGATGGTCGAACTCATACCCGAACTCACCAAAAAGCGACCCAAAAGCATGGCGGGCGCGGCCTGA
- a CDS encoding cold-shock protein yields MAETGTVKFFNTDKGFGFIKPDNGGADIFVHISAVQASGLSGLSENQKVSFDTEPDRRGKGPKAVNLQIAG; encoded by the coding sequence ATGGCCGAGACTGGCACCGTAAAATTCTTCAATACCGACAAAGGCTTCGGCTTCATCAAGCCAGACAATGGTGGCGCTGATATCTTTGTTCACATCTCTGCCGTACAGGCTTCTGGCCTGTCCGGTCTCTCAGAAAATCAGAAAGTAAGCTTCGACACGGAACCGGATCGTCGCGGTAAGGGCCCGAAGGCAGTCAATCTGCAAATTGCTGGCTGA